A stretch of the Carassius carassius chromosome 6, fCarCar2.1, whole genome shotgun sequence genome encodes the following:
- the LOC132141798 gene encoding fibroblast growth factor-binding protein 2-like, whose amino-acid sequence MCAVCSAQRPLCGTCIYKASLHLQHLLLSLFYTSIMRAKCSATVLLVCFIWAINAQAQNSSIQANSINHIESTQNSRQQQQPKGSIWDEPIRFNSKAKDSCVMVISSQTNFTKLRVSCKSKGKSYWCDFLGKPNLCRAYNSNPRHYFTQIMWDMRKLQNACQGPQVYKPHMCRSASDEVQMAFHASWPKISIPKLTQASQNQQKQQQQVKSSITPTKPPGQKQQPKPQQPAKPAKPAVSKPVSPRKPAKSITARPTVAEESQATKIAEEYCWKSLQGVCAYFINWFQN is encoded by the coding sequence ATGTGTGCAGTCTGCTCTGCTCAAAGACCCCTTTGTGGGACTTGTATTTATAAAGCCAGCCTGCACCTCCAACACCTTCTACTCAGTCTCTTCTACACCTCCATCATGAGAGCCAAATGCAGTGCCACTGTCCTTCTGGTCTGTTTCATTTGGGCCATCAATGCTCAGGCTCAGAACAGCAGTATCCAGGCGAACAGCATCAACCACATCGAAAGCACCCAAAACAgtcgacagcagcagcagccgaaAGGAAGCATCTGGGATGAGCCCATTCGTTTCAACAGTAAAGCAAAAGATAGCTGCGTCATGGTGATCTCCAGCCAGACCAACTTCACCAAGCTGCGTGTCTCCTGCAAGAGCAAGGGGAAGTCATACTGGTGTGATTTCCTGGGCAAACCTAACCTCTGCAGAGCGTATAACAGCAACCCTCGACACTACTTCACTCAGATCATGTGGGACATGAGGAAGCTGCAGAACGCCTGCCAGGGACCACAGGTTTACAAGCCGCACATGTGCCGCTCTGCTTCGGATGAGGTCCAAATGGCGTTTCATGCCTCTTGGCCCAAAATCTCCATCCCCAAACTCACCCAAGCTTCTCAGAACCAGCAAAAGCAACAGCAGCAGGTCAAGTCCAGCATCACGCCTACCAAACCACCCGGGCAAAAACAGCAGCCTAAACCCCAACAACCAGCCAAACCAGCCAAGCCTGCCGTTTCCAAGCCTGTTTCACCACGTAAACCTGCAAAGAGCATCACAGCGAGACCCACCGTGGCGGAGGAGAGTCAAGCAACCAAGATAGCAGAGGAATACTGCTGGAAGAGTCTCCAGGGTGTCTGCGCATACTTCATTAACTGGTTCCAGAATTAA